A section of the Phacochoerus africanus isolate WHEZ1 chromosome 4, ROS_Pafr_v1, whole genome shotgun sequence genome encodes:
- the CAPS gene encoding calcyphosin isoform X2 encodes MDAVDTTMEKLRAQCLSRGASGIQGLARFFRRLDQDGSRSLGAEELQRGLADLGLELDMAEVRGVCRRWDRDGSGTLDLEEFLRALRVRSGEWTEEEVLRHFLDNFDSSEKDGQVTLAEFQDYYSGVSASVDTDEEFVAMMTRAWRL; translated from the exons ATGGATGCTGTGGACACCACTATGGAGAAGCTCCGGGCTCAGTGTCTGTCCCGAGGGGCCTCAGGCATCCAGGGTCTGGCCAG GTTTTTCCGCCGCCTGGACCAGGATGGAAGCCGGTCCCTGGGTGCGGAGGAGCTCCAGAGGGGCCTGGCCGACCTGGGGCTGGAACTGGACATGGCTGAAGTAAGGGGTGTGTGCAGGCGCTGGGACCGCGACGGCAGTGGGACGCTGGACCTGGAAGAGTTCCTGCGGGCGCTGCGG GTGCGGAGTGGGGAGTGGACGGAGGAGGAGGTGCTCCGCCACTTCCTGGACAACTTTGACTCCTCTGAGAAGGACGGGCAG GTCACGCTGGCTGAGTTCCAGGACTACTACAGTGGCGTGAGTGCCTCCGTGGACACAGATGAGGAGTTTGTGGCCATGATGACCCGTGCCTGGCGGCTGTGA
- the CAPS gene encoding calcyphosin isoform X1 yields MDAVDTTMEKLRAQCLSRGASGIQGLARFFRRLDQDGSRSLGAEELQRGLADLGLELDMAEVRGVCRRWDRDGSGTLDLEEFLRALRPPMSRAREAVITAAFAKLDRSGDGVVTVDDLRGVYSGRAHPKVRSGEWTEEEVLRHFLDNFDSSEKDGQVTLAEFQDYYSGVSASVDTDEEFVAMMTRAWRL; encoded by the exons ATGGATGCTGTGGACACCACTATGGAGAAGCTCCGGGCTCAGTGTCTGTCCCGAGGGGCCTCAGGCATCCAGGGTCTGGCCAG GTTTTTCCGCCGCCTGGACCAGGATGGAAGCCGGTCCCTGGGTGCGGAGGAGCTCCAGAGGGGCCTGGCCGACCTGGGGCTGGAACTGGACATGGCTGAAGTAAGGGGTGTGTGCAGGCGCTGGGACCGCGACGGCAGTGGGACGCTGGACCTGGAAGAGTTCCTGCGGGCGCTGCGG CCCCCAATGTCCCGGGCTCGGGAGGCCGTCATCACAGCTGCATTCGCCAAGCTGGACCGCAGCGGGGACGGAGTGGTGACTGTGGATGACCTCCGGGGGGTGTACAGCGGCCGTGCTCACCCCAAGGTGCGGAGTGGGGAGTGGACGGAGGAGGAGGTGCTCCGCCACTTCCTGGACAACTTTGACTCCTCTGAGAAGGACGGGCAG GTCACGCTGGCTGAGTTCCAGGACTACTACAGTGGCGTGAGTGCCTCCGTGGACACAGATGAGGAGTTTGTGGCCATGATGACCCGTGCCTGGCGGCTGTGA